A single genomic interval of bacterium Unc6 harbors:
- a CDS encoding lipid carrier--UDP-N-acetylgalactosaminyltransferase yields MKRIFDLTTAILLLICLSLPLLVLAIIIKLTSSGPVLYWSDRVGKNNTIFKMSKFRTMRVDTPAVATHLFKDADRYLTPIGAFLRKFSLDELPQLFNIVSGDMTFVGPRPALFNQHDLIDLRTKKNVHIIVPGITGWAQINGRDDIPIPIKVKLDEYYLKNRGFFLDIKILFITLYKVIKKEGISH; encoded by the coding sequence ATGAAGCGTATTTTTGATTTAACTACTGCAATTTTGCTATTGATTTGCTTAAGCTTGCCGTTGCTTGTACTTGCAATAATTATTAAATTGACCTCTTCCGGTCCAGTTTTATATTGGTCAGACAGGGTGGGTAAGAACAACACAATTTTTAAGATGTCCAAGTTCCGCACGATGCGGGTGGATACCCCGGCAGTTGCGACGCATCTTTTTAAGGATGCCGACCGCTATCTTACGCCGATAGGTGCTTTTTTGCGTAAATTTAGTTTAGATGAATTGCCGCAATTATTTAACATAGTATCGGGTGATATGACATTTGTAGGACCAAGACCGGCATTATTCAACCAGCACGATTTGATAGATTTAAGAACAAAAAAGAATGTCCATATAATAGTTCCGGGAATTACCGGATGGGCACAGATTAACGGGAGAGATGATATCCCTATCCCAATCAAAGTTAAACTTGACGAGTATTATTTAAAAAATAGAGGTTTTTTTTTGGATATCAAAATTTTATTCATAACGCTTTATAAGGTTATAAAAAAAGAGGGAATATCTCATTAA